CGAGCCATGGGCGTGTGACCGATGATTTGGCCGCCGCGCTCGCTGTAGCTGCCATCTTCCCGAAAGAGAAGCTTGCGATTTTGTTCTGCGGGGAAAAATCCCGGACTGATCGCATTAACTCGTACTCCCCGAGTCGCCCATTCCCGAGCTAGGAACTGAGTGAGGTTGATTACCGCCGCTTTCGCTGCGGAATAAGCCACCACTCGAGATAGGGGTATAATACCGGCCATAGAAGCAATATTGATGATGCTGCCCTTCCCAGCGGCCAGCATACTCTCTCCAAAAACTTGTGCCGGCAGCAGTACACCGCCCACCAGATTGAGATCGAAAACTCCCTGCCAGGCATTCAAGGGGAGTTTGCAGAAATCGGCACCGGGGGGGAGTGTCGCATCCGGGCGATTGCCACCCGCGGCATTGATCAGGATGGTTGCCGTCCCGAATTTCGTTTCACATTGCTGCCTAGCAGCCACCAGACTGTCGCGATCCGTCGAGTCCGCGCTAACGAAAATGGCTTCTCCGCCAGCTGCAGCGATTGCACGAACTCTCTCGAGCCCGCGCTCTGCATTGCGGCCAAGGATGGCCACACGAGCTCCGGCTTGAGCCAGAGCTTCGGCGATGCCGCCGCCCAAAACTCCAGTACCGCCGATAACGACGGCCACCTCTCCCTGGAGGTTGA
The genomic region above belongs to Telmatocola sphagniphila and contains:
- a CDS encoding SDR family oxidoreductase, giving the protein MKTNLFNLQGEVAVVIGGTGVLGGGIAEALAQAGARVAILGRNAERGLERVRAIAAAGGEAIFVSADSTDRDSLVAARQQCETKFGTATILINAAGGNRPDATLPPGADFCKLPLNAWQGVFDLNLVGGVLLPAQVFGESMLAAGKGSIINIASMAGIIPLSRVVAYSAAKAAVINLTQFLAREWATRGVRVNAISPGFFPAEQNRKLLFREDGSYSERGGQIIGHTPMARFGEAHELAGAVVFLASSKASSFVTGQNIIVDGGFSAVTI